In the genome of Ignavibacteriales bacterium, one region contains:
- a CDS encoding toll/interleukin-1 receptor domain-containing protein, whose translation MKDTIFISHANPKDNDFARWISLKLINLGFKVWADVLKLKGGNYTWGEIENEIRNNTIKFLFITSRNSNQAEGCLNELSVADAVKRNTKDDKKFKDFVIPLKIDELPHSEMNIFINKLFAIDFTKSWAIGLQDLLEKLEEDKVPLNKEYSPDFVSNWWNTVYIGGRKVKQQEDEYLSNWFRIIEFPEFINFHKFGRFINSKTDIKNFKYPAVGFSNYLATFAYCFDFMDELPKSAFYSPNDTFIIKTKDVFSDSFPSTLIQKNEAKNVLTQLLKLAWEKKMKTRGFLEYVLANKKKCYALKNNFNETNRIGRIKLVGTFRERTWHYALSSFPKYYPEFGLGIKAHILFSNDGEIFINSKKTQHSLRRRVGKNWWNFHWREKLLAMIEYLSEGNSTIYFEVGSEEKILISAESSTFYSAYSFNEPEKEIINVDENIDTDEIYDESDEDEEEDDDDIEKGIEDEKTDMENEE comes from the coding sequence ATGAAGGATACAATTTTTATTAGTCATGCCAATCCAAAAGATAATGATTTTGCTCGGTGGATATCTTTGAAACTTATTAACCTTGGATTTAAAGTTTGGGCTGATGTTCTGAAACTTAAAGGAGGAAATTATACTTGGGGTGAAATAGAAAATGAAATTAGAAATAATACAATCAAATTTTTATTTATTACATCTCGTAATTCAAATCAAGCCGAAGGTTGCTTAAATGAATTGAGTGTCGCAGATGCAGTTAAAAGAAACACCAAAGACGATAAAAAATTTAAAGATTTTGTAATTCCGCTAAAGATTGATGAATTGCCACATTCAGAAATGAATATATTTATTAACAAGCTTTTTGCAATAGATTTTACTAAGAGTTGGGCAATCGGGCTACAGGACTTATTAGAAAAGTTAGAAGAAGATAAAGTACCTTTAAATAAGGAATATAGTCCTGATTTTGTTTCAAACTGGTGGAATACGGTTTACATTGGTGGAAGAAAAGTTAAACAACAGGAAGATGAATATTTATCTAATTGGTTTCGAATAATTGAATTCCCTGAGTTTATTAACTTCCATAAGTTTGGTCGATTTATTAATTCTAAAACAGACATTAAAAACTTCAAATATCCTGCAGTTGGCTTTTCAAACTATCTAGCAACGTTTGCTTATTGTTTTGATTTCATGGACGAATTACCTAAGAGTGCATTTTATAGTCCAAATGATACATTTATTATAAAAACTAAAGACGTTTTCAGCGATTCATTTCCATCAACTTTGATTCAAAAGAACGAGGCAAAAAATGTTTTAACTCAGTTGTTGAAATTAGCGTGGGAAAAGAAAATGAAGACACGGGGATTTTTAGAATACGTGTTGGCTAATAAAAAAAAATGTTACGCTTTAAAAAATAATTTCAATGAGACAAATCGCATTGGTAGGATAAAGTTAGTTGGAACATTTCGAGAAAGAACATGGCATTATGCATTAAGTTCCTTCCCAAAGTATTATCCAGAATTTGGTTTAGGAATTAAAGCTCATATTCTCTTTAGTAATGATGGCGAAATATTCATCAATAGTAAAAAAACACAACACTCATTACGGAGAAGAGTTGGTAAAAATTGGTGGAATTTTCATTGGCGTGAAAAATTATTAGCTATGATAGAATATTTATCTGAAGGAAATAGCACTATTTATTTCGAAGTTGGTTCTGAAGAAAAAATTTTAATATCTGCAGAGTCTTCAACTTTTTATAGTGCATATTCTTTTAATGAACCAGAAAAAGAAATAATCAATGTTGATGAAAATATAGATACAGATGAGATTTATGATGAATCAGATGAGGATGAAGAAGAAGACGACGACGATATCGAAAAAGGAATTGAAGATGAAAAAACGGATATGGAAAATGAAGAATGA
- a CDS encoding restriction endonuclease subunit S, protein MKTILPPNWSWVKLGDVSKRIHYGYTASAQEKTVGPKLLRITDIQNGKVDWSEVPFCEITKEEVEKYLLKENDIVFARTGATVGKSFLIKGRIPKSVFASYLIRLQLLDKTLPAYIYLFFQSNNYWSQIKSNSAGIGQPNVNAQKLINLSIPLPPLPEQKKIVEKIEELFSGLDSGVSSLKKAKEQIRLYRQSVLSAAFSGKLTQEARGERLNGIQEAAKAAEPRVGYGNNLPDGWKWVKLEEVIDSMQYGTSDKAIGNETGIPVLRMGNIQDGKLDFTSLKYFDKSFTDLNKYLLDDGDVLFNRTNSAELVGKSAIYKKHLPKSIFASYLIRVKVTKNIYSPDFLNYYINSTFGRDFIKSVVSQNVGQANVNGTKLKGMLIPLCSLNQQTQIVEEIEKRFSEADNLEKAIDESLAKSETLRQSILKQAFEGRLV, encoded by the coding sequence ATGAAAACTATTTTACCCCCCAACTGGTCTTGGGTTAAACTTGGTGATGTTTCAAAAAGGATTCATTATGGGTACACAGCTTCAGCACAGGAAAAAACAGTTGGCCCAAAACTTTTAAGAATTACTGATATCCAAAATGGAAAGGTTGATTGGAGCGAAGTTCCCTTTTGCGAGATTACTAAGGAAGAAGTTGAAAAATATTTATTAAAAGAAAACGATATTGTTTTTGCAAGAACCGGTGCAACAGTAGGTAAAAGTTTTTTAATCAAGGGAAGAATTCCTAAATCCGTTTTTGCTTCATACTTAATCAGATTACAATTATTAGATAAGACTTTACCTGCATACATTTATCTATTTTTTCAATCAAACAATTACTGGTCACAAATAAAAAGTAATTCCGCTGGTATTGGACAACCCAATGTCAATGCTCAGAAACTCATTAATCTTTCTATCCCACTCCCACCACTCCCAGAGCAGAAAAAAATTGTTGAGAAGATAGAAGAACTCTTTAGCGGATTGGATAGCGGAGTTTCTTCTCTAAAAAAAGCAAAAGAACAAATTCGTTTGTATAGACAAAGTGTTTTAAGCGCTGCATTTTCTGGTAAGCTAACGCAAGAAGCAAGAGGTGAGCGCTTGAATGGCATTCAAGAGGCCGCCAAAGCAGCAGAACCAAGGGTTGGATATGGAAACAACTTGCCTGACGGTTGGAAATGGGTGAAGTTGGAAGAAGTAATTGATTCGATGCAGTATGGAACTTCTGATAAAGCGATTGGAAATGAAACAGGTATCCCGGTTTTACGTATGGGAAATATCCAGGATGGAAAACTTGATTTCACATCATTAAAATACTTTGATAAAAGTTTTACAGATTTAAATAAATATTTGTTAGATGATGGAGATGTTTTATTTAACAGGACCAACAGTGCTGAACTTGTGGGGAAATCCGCTATCTATAAAAAGCATCTCCCTAAATCTATTTTTGCTTCTTACTTGATTAGAGTTAAAGTAACCAAAAATATTTATTCACCAGACTTTCTAAATTATTATATAAACTCAACCTTTGGTCGAGATTTTATTAAGAGTGTAGTTTCTCAGAATGTCGGTCAAGCAAATGTCAATGGTACAAAGCTTAAGGGGATGTTAATCCCATTGTGCAGCTTAAATCAACAAACCCAAATCGTAGAAGAAATAGAAAAGCGTTTTTCAGAAGCAGATAATTTAGAAAAAGCGATTGATGAAAGTTTAGCAAAATCAGAAACGTTAAGACAATCAATACTTAAACAAGCGTTTGAAGGAAGATTGGTATAA
- a CDS encoding SAM-dependent DNA methyltransferase yields the protein MTTATIVQRVWNYCNTLRDDGVSYGDYVEQLTYLLFLKMADEYSKPPYNREIKIPKKLNWESLKRISGAELEAQYIKILNELGKEKGMIGEIFFKAQNKIQDPAKLYKLIQLIDDENWVILGADVKGDIYEGLLEKNAEDTKSGAGQYFTPRVLIKAMVECIRPDPKKTIADPACGTGGFFLAAYDFISDEKKFKLDKSEKEFLKFKTFSGWEIVPNTARLCLMNLYLHNIGDLNSEPPIERADSLLVSPATKFDYVLTNPPFGKKSSMTITNEDGTQSKDTLTYERQDFWTTTSNKQLNFVQHVRSMLKADGKAAVVVPDNVLFEGGAGETVRKRLLESTDVHTILRLPTGIFYAQGVKANVIFFDNKPAAKTAWTKEVWIYDFRTNIHFTLKTQQMKFDDLEDFIKCYNPQNRFKRKETERFKKFKYDEIIARDKTNLDIFWLKDDSLGDMDNLPDPDVLALEIIENIESGLASFKEIVEGLNGNEKG from the coding sequence ATGACAACAGCAACAATAGTTCAAAGAGTTTGGAATTACTGTAACACTTTAAGAGATGATGGAGTAAGTTACGGCGATTACGTAGAACAGCTTACATATTTGTTATTTCTTAAAATGGCAGATGAGTATTCCAAGCCGCCATACAACCGGGAAATAAAAATTCCTAAGAAGTTAAACTGGGAAAGTCTTAAACGCATCAGCGGTGCAGAGCTTGAAGCACAGTACATTAAAATCCTTAATGAGCTTGGCAAAGAAAAAGGAATGATCGGTGAGATTTTCTTTAAGGCACAGAATAAAATTCAGGATCCAGCAAAGCTTTATAAACTTATTCAATTGATAGATGATGAGAATTGGGTAATACTCGGCGCAGATGTTAAAGGTGATATTTACGAAGGCTTGCTTGAGAAAAATGCTGAGGATACTAAGTCCGGCGCAGGACAATATTTTACACCGCGTGTTTTAATTAAAGCAATGGTAGAATGTATAAGACCTGATCCAAAGAAAACAATCGCAGATCCCGCTTGCGGTACTGGTGGATTCTTTCTTGCAGCTTATGATTTTATTTCCGATGAAAAGAAATTCAAGCTGGATAAATCAGAAAAAGAATTTCTAAAGTTTAAGACATTCAGTGGATGGGAAATTGTACCTAATACAGCAAGACTTTGTTTAATGAATTTATATCTTCACAACATTGGCGACTTAAACAGTGAACCTCCAATCGAAAGAGCTGATAGTTTATTGGTATCACCAGCAACCAAGTTTGATTATGTGTTAACAAATCCTCCGTTTGGTAAAAAGAGCAGTATGACCATCACAAATGAGGATGGGACACAAAGCAAAGACACGCTAACTTATGAGAGACAGGATTTCTGGACAACAACATCGAACAAACAGTTAAATTTTGTACAGCACGTTCGTTCAATGTTAAAAGCAGATGGTAAAGCTGCGGTTGTTGTTCCTGATAACGTTTTGTTTGAAGGTGGAGCGGGGGAAACAGTAAGAAAACGTTTACTTGAATCAACTGATGTTCACACGATATTAAGATTACCAACAGGAATATTTTATGCTCAAGGTGTTAAAGCAAATGTAATTTTCTTTGATAACAAACCTGCAGCAAAAACAGCCTGGACAAAAGAAGTCTGGATATATGACTTCAGAACAAACATTCACTTCACACTAAAAACCCAGCAGATGAAGTTTGATGATCTTGAAGATTTTATAAAATGTTACAATCCTCAAAACAGATTTAAGAGAAAAGAAACAGAACGCTTCAAGAAATTTAAGTATGATGAAATAATAGCAAGAGATAAAACCAACCTTGATATTTTCTGGTTGAAGGATGATAGTCTCGGTGATATGGATAACCTCCCTGATCCTGACGTTCTAGCGCTTGAGATAATAGAAAATATAGAATCCGGTTTGGCAAGCTTTAAGGAAATTGTAGAGGGGTTGAATGGGAATGAGAAGGGATGA